The Desulfuromonas versatilis genome has a segment encoding these proteins:
- a CDS encoding LysR family transcriptional regulator, with translation MFNLNDMAIFTRVVEAGSFTAAGKLLGLPKSTVSRKIALLEETLGVRLLERTTRALKLTEIGTGYFEQCARIVGAAEEANLAVSQMQATPKGKLRITAPTEFGSLYLGEAVAGYLQQYPQVQIEVELTNRVVDLIDEGFDLAIRAGALPDSSLIARKLAGEGVFICASPAYLEKHGRPLSPEDLASHQVILSPATPHGKVKLISDQGESAAAGIRGSLQVNSLAMARDAAVAGLGLVALPEMICWEDLRSGRLSVALEGWKLPGTGIYAVYPSPRHLSIKVKTFIDFLQQSLTPPPWKSA, from the coding sequence TTGTTCAATCTCAACGACATGGCCATCTTTACCCGAGTGGTCGAGGCCGGCAGTTTTACCGCTGCCGGCAAACTGCTCGGCCTGCCCAAATCCACCGTCAGTCGGAAAATCGCCCTGCTGGAGGAGACCCTCGGGGTGCGCCTGCTCGAGCGCACCACCCGGGCCTTGAAGCTGACCGAAATCGGCACGGGCTATTTTGAGCAATGTGCGCGCATCGTCGGCGCGGCCGAAGAGGCCAACCTGGCCGTTTCCCAGATGCAGGCCACACCCAAGGGCAAACTGCGCATCACCGCGCCGACCGAGTTCGGCTCGCTCTATCTCGGCGAAGCCGTCGCCGGCTACCTGCAGCAGTACCCTCAGGTCCAGATCGAGGTCGAACTGACCAACCGCGTCGTCGACCTGATCGACGAGGGCTTCGACCTGGCCATCCGCGCCGGCGCCCTCCCCGACTCCTCGCTGATCGCCCGCAAGCTGGCCGGCGAGGGGGTCTTTATCTGCGCCAGCCCGGCCTACCTGGAAAAACACGGCCGGCCGCTTTCTCCCGAGGATCTTGCCAGCCACCAGGTGATCCTCTCTCCGGCAACGCCTCACGGCAAGGTCAAGTTGATTTCGGACCAGGGCGAATCCGCCGCCGCCGGCATCCGCGGCAGCCTGCAGGTCAACAGCCTGGCCATGGCCCGCGACGCCGCCGTGGCGGGCCTGGGACTGGTCGCCCTGCCTGAGATGATCTGCTGGGAAGACCTGCGCAGCGGCCGGCTGAGCGTGGCCCTGGAAGGCTGGAAGCTCCCCGGCACCGGCATCTATGCCGTCTACCCCTCCCCCCGCCACCTGTCCATCAAGGTAAAGACCTTCATCGATTTTCTCCAGCAATCCCTCACGCCACCCCCCTGGAAAAGCGCCTGA
- a CDS encoding ATP-binding protein, translated as MDSLLVQIDRLLPRNLQVKLSLLVTVLLVVLVALIGALFSDFSANLLREQVGRKALEVAHSVALNPDIRQGLQAGDAAGVQAVAERLRLATGAEYVVVGDRRGIRFSHPDPEKIGLPFVGGDLRPALEEGRSYASQAVGTLGPSLRGIVPIRDQRGEVAGFVAVGYLLSDIHAALRIKQKEILGYVGVVLLFGVLGAAVIARGLKSAIFGLEPREIAALYSERGAIIETIREGIVAVDAGGRLTLVNQAACGYLGQSSAGALRGRSMAEICNGPGLEVALASGERVLDRELDLRGRTMIVNALPLQGGGAVASFRPRDELDLLARELSQMQEYSEIMRAQTHEYSNKLYTIAGLIQIGALPEALELVMTEASGYQELIHTLAWAVPDPIVSGLILGKFNRARELKIALHFDPESSLSDLPAHIDREHLVTILGNLLDNAFEAVRENSDTKEVRLALTDLGEDIILEVEDSGPGIAPQVADSLFEKGVSTRAGAGRGMGLHLVGRALEAIGGQISYGEGELGGALFVVNIPKRRKDPRP; from the coding sequence GTGGATTCTCTTCTGGTACAGATAGACCGGCTGCTGCCTCGCAATCTGCAGGTCAAGCTCAGTTTGCTGGTTACCGTGCTGCTGGTGGTGCTGGTCGCCCTGATCGGGGCCCTGTTCTCCGATTTTTCGGCAAACCTGCTGCGCGAACAGGTTGGGCGCAAGGCCCTGGAGGTGGCGCATTCGGTTGCGCTCAACCCCGACATCCGCCAGGGGCTGCAGGCCGGCGACGCCGCCGGCGTGCAGGCCGTTGCCGAGCGGCTGCGGCTGGCCACCGGGGCCGAGTACGTGGTGGTGGGGGATCGCCGGGGGATCCGTTTTTCGCACCCGGATCCGGAGAAGATCGGGCTGCCCTTCGTCGGCGGCGATCTGAGGCCCGCCCTGGAGGAGGGGCGCTCCTACGCGTCCCAAGCCGTGGGTACCCTGGGGCCCTCGCTGCGTGGTATCGTACCGATACGGGATCAGCGCGGCGAGGTGGCGGGGTTTGTCGCCGTGGGATACCTGCTGAGCGATATCCATGCGGCACTGCGCATCAAGCAGAAAGAGATTCTCGGCTACGTCGGGGTGGTGCTGCTGTTCGGGGTGCTTGGCGCCGCGGTCATCGCCCGCGGCTTGAAATCGGCCATCTTCGGTTTGGAACCGCGGGAAATCGCTGCTCTTTACAGCGAGCGCGGGGCCATTATCGAGACCATCCGCGAAGGGATCGTGGCCGTGGACGCCGGCGGGCGGCTGACCCTGGTCAATCAGGCGGCCTGCGGCTATCTGGGCCAGTCTTCGGCCGGTGCTCTGCGGGGACGATCCATGGCGGAGATCTGCAACGGCCCCGGGCTGGAGGTGGCCCTGGCCAGCGGCGAGCGGGTACTCGACCGCGAGCTCGACCTGCGGGGGCGGACCATGATCGTCAATGCCCTGCCGCTGCAGGGCGGGGGGGCTGTGGCCAGCTTCCGCCCCCGGGACGAACTCGACCTGCTGGCCCGCGAGCTGTCGCAGATGCAGGAGTATTCGGAGATCATGCGCGCCCAGACCCACGAGTACTCCAACAAGCTCTACACCATCGCCGGGCTGATCCAGATTGGCGCCCTGCCCGAGGCCCTGGAGCTGGTGATGACCGAGGCCAGCGGCTATCAGGAACTGATCCACACCCTGGCATGGGCGGTTCCCGACCCGATCGTCTCGGGGCTCATTCTCGGCAAGTTCAACCGGGCGCGGGAGCTGAAGATCGCTCTGCACTTCGACCCGGAAAGCTCCCTGAGCGATCTGCCGGCGCACATCGACCGGGAGCACCTGGTGACCATCCTCGGCAACCTCCTGGACAACGCCTTCGAGGCGGTGCGCGAGAACTCCGACACCAAGGAGGTGCGCCTGGCCCTCACCGATCTCGGCGAAGACATCATCCTCGAGGTCGAGGACTCGGGGCCCGGTATCGCCCCCCAGGTGGCGGACAGCCTGTTCGAGAAGGGGGTGTCCACCCGGGCCGGGGCCGGCCGCGGGATGGGGCTGCACTTGGTGGGCCGCGCCCTGGAGGCGATCGGCGGGCAGATCAGCTACGGCGAGGGCGAACTGGGCGGGGCGCTGTTCGTCGTCAACATTCCCAAGCGCAGGAAGGACCCACGACCATGA
- a CDS encoding response regulator: MSIFPIRLLIVEDDQRISELHRRFVEKLEGFEVVGVANTIAEGDEMVELLGPDLILLDLFFPEGSGMDLLRRMRAGAAPSDVILITAAREIGALQEALRGGVFDYLVKPVYFNRFQEALLKYRDYFERMQQGGRLEQKDIDQLFHAHPALEETPRSLPKGIDPLTLKKIRQIFEDPAVADLSAEEAGKRVGVSRITARRYLEFLIGEGVLAADLIYGVVGRPERRYFRKS; the protein is encoded by the coding sequence ATGAGCATTTTTCCCATCCGCCTGCTGATCGTCGAGGATGACCAGCGCATCTCCGAACTCCACCGCCGCTTTGTCGAGAAGCTCGAGGGCTTCGAGGTGGTAGGCGTGGCCAATACCATCGCCGAAGGGGACGAGATGGTCGAACTGCTCGGCCCCGACCTGATCCTGCTCGACCTGTTCTTCCCCGAGGGGAGCGGCATGGACCTGCTGCGCCGCATGCGGGCCGGGGCGGCGCCCAGCGACGTGATCCTGATCACCGCCGCGCGGGAGATCGGCGCCCTGCAGGAGGCGCTGCGCGGCGGGGTCTTCGACTACTTGGTCAAGCCGGTCTATTTCAACCGCTTCCAGGAGGCGCTGCTCAAGTACCGGGATTACTTCGAGCGCATGCAGCAGGGCGGCAGGCTCGAGCAAAAGGACATCGATCAGCTGTTTCACGCCCACCCCGCCCTCGAGGAGACCCCGCGCAGCCTGCCCAAGGGGATCGATCCGCTGACCCTGAAAAAGATCCGCCAGATCTTCGAGGATCCGGCCGTTGCCGACCTGAGCGCCGAGGAGGCCGGGAAGCGGGTCGGCGTCAGCCGCATCACCGCGCGGCGCTACCTCGAGTTTCTCATCGGCGAGGGGGTTCTGGCCGCCGACCTGATCTACGGCGTGGTCGGCCGCCCGGAGCGCCGCTATTTCCGCAAATCCTGA
- a CDS encoding anaerobic C4-dicarboxylate transporter: MLYIQFLFLLLMLYLGSRYGGIGLGVISGIGLAVEVFVFKMPPTSPPIQVMLIIMAVVTCAAVLEAAGGLKYMLQVAERLLRSHPRLVTLYGPLCTYTMTFLLGTGHAVYSIMPIIGDVALKNGIRPERPMAAASVASQLGITASPISAAVVYYLSQLAGVAEGLSLLSILAVTVPATFLGTLGMVLYSLRRGAELQDDAEYQRRLQDPDWSRKIKETTATTLGEKLPPAARNSVLLFLLALVVIVVIAMVPSLRTLQVGDKPLKMDVIIQMMMLAFGGVILIATKTKSSKVAEGVVFKSGMVAAIAIFGIAWMSDTYFQYAMPNFKAGITEMVTQYPWTFAFAMFAVSVVINSQAATCRMMLPVGLGLGLPPALLIGLMPASYGYFFIPNYPSDIATVNFDISGTTKIGKWYFNHSFMAPGLVGVVTACLIGYGLASVFI; encoded by the coding sequence ATGCTCTACATCCAGTTTTTGTTCCTGCTGCTGATGCTCTATCTCGGCAGCCGCTACGGCGGCATCGGTCTCGGCGTCATCTCCGGTATCGGCCTGGCCGTGGAAGTCTTCGTCTTCAAGATGCCGCCGACCAGCCCGCCGATCCAGGTAATGCTGATCATCATGGCGGTGGTCACCTGCGCCGCGGTGCTCGAGGCGGCCGGCGGGCTCAAGTACATGCTCCAGGTGGCCGAGCGCCTGCTGCGCTCCCACCCGCGCCTGGTCACCCTGTACGGCCCCTTGTGCACCTACACCATGACCTTTCTGCTCGGCACCGGGCACGCGGTCTACTCGATCATGCCGATCATCGGCGACGTCGCCCTGAAAAACGGCATCCGCCCCGAGCGGCCGATGGCCGCCGCCTCGGTCGCCTCGCAGCTGGGCATCACCGCCAGCCCGATCTCGGCCGCGGTGGTCTACTACCTCTCCCAGTTGGCCGGAGTGGCCGAGGGGCTGTCGCTGCTGTCGATCCTGGCGGTCACCGTCCCCGCGACCTTCCTCGGCACCCTGGGGATGGTCCTCTACAGCCTGCGCCGCGGCGCCGAGCTGCAGGACGACGCCGAATACCAGCGCCGCCTGCAGGACCCGGACTGGAGCCGCAAGATCAAGGAGACCACCGCCACCACCCTGGGCGAGAAGCTCCCTCCCGCCGCCCGCAACTCGGTGCTGCTGTTTCTGCTGGCGCTGGTGGTGATCGTGGTGATCGCCATGGTCCCCTCGCTGCGCACCCTGCAGGTCGGCGACAAGCCCCTGAAGATGGACGTCATCATCCAGATGATGATGCTCGCCTTCGGCGGGGTGATCCTGATCGCCACCAAGACCAAGTCCTCCAAGGTCGCCGAGGGGGTGGTGTTCAAGTCGGGGATGGTGGCGGCCATCGCCATCTTCGGCATCGCCTGGATGAGCGATACCTACTTCCAGTACGCCATGCCCAACTTCAAGGCGGGCATCACCGAGATGGTCACCCAGTACCCCTGGACCTTCGCCTTCGCCATGTTCGCCGTCTCGGTGGTGATCAACAGCCAGGCAGCCACCTGCCGCATGATGCTCCCCGTGGGCCTCGGCCTGGGGCTGCCGCCGGCCCTGCTGATCGGCCTGATGCCGGCCAGCTACGGCTATTTCTTCATCCCCAACTACCCCTCGGACATCGCCACCGTCAACTTCGACATCAGCGGCACCACCAAGATCGGCAAGTGGTATTTCAACCACAGCTTCATGGCCCCGGGGCTGGTCGGGGTGGTGACCGCCTGTTTGATCGGCTACGGGCTGGCTTCGGTGTTCATCTGA
- a CDS encoding Crp/Fnr family transcriptional regulator produces the protein MSAKMQLTENNLLRILESPEYREFLSGFQQRSVAAKALVCAPYDQGDRVFVVKSGRLRVYLAYEDKEFTLALLEPGDVFSSHTRALVMALEDSLLLVTDTASIQHWIARFPAFSQVMGQVLGELLKNSISIIEGLVFKGVRERLSEFLYRLASKKGEPKGQGLLIELDLTTEDVALLLGTTRQTVSQMLNELIREGILERKSRRSLLVRDLSALHSWKDPTPT, from the coding sequence ATGTCCGCCAAGATGCAACTGACCGAAAACAACCTGCTGCGTATCCTCGAGTCCCCTGAATACCGGGAGTTCCTCAGCGGTTTCCAGCAGCGCAGCGTCGCCGCCAAGGCCCTGGTCTGCGCACCCTACGACCAAGGGGACCGGGTGTTCGTCGTCAAGTCGGGGCGGCTTCGGGTCTACCTGGCCTACGAGGACAAGGAATTCACCCTGGCCCTGCTCGAACCCGGCGACGTGTTCAGCAGCCACACCCGGGCACTGGTGATGGCGCTGGAAGACTCGCTGCTGCTGGTGACCGACACCGCCAGCATCCAGCATTGGATCGCCCGTTTCCCGGCCTTCTCCCAGGTCATGGGCCAGGTTCTCGGCGAACTGCTGAAGAATTCCATCTCGATTATCGAGGGGCTGGTTTTCAAGGGGGTTCGCGAGCGGCTGAGCGAGTTTCTCTATCGGCTGGCCAGCAAGAAGGGGGAGCCGAAGGGCCAGGGGCTGCTGATCGAGCTCGATCTGACCACCGAGGATGTGGCCCTGCTGCTGGGCACCACCCGGCAGACCGTGTCGCAGATGCTCAACGAGCTGATCCGGGAGGGGATTCTGGAGCGAAAGAGCCGCCGCTCGCTTCTGGTCAGGGACCTCTCCGCCCTCCACTCCTGGAAAGACCCCACGCCGACCTGA
- a CDS encoding 4Fe-4S binding protein — MQKARLFRHLVQGGFFATCVFLGVQFYLFVRYFEMGAQGDAYLRPPGVEGFLPVGALAGLKYWVLSGRLDPVHPAAVVLLVTFLGISLLARRSFCSWICPVGTLSELVWRLGKWGFGRTWRLWRWLDVALRFAKYALLLFFVKLILIDMPLFALQGFLASPYWAISDVKMLHFFLDMSPTALAVIGGLAALSALYPNFWCRYLCPYGALVGLAALPGPLKIRRQAERCSGCGSCGRNCPSRLPVHVGKAMHSPECTGCLTCVDSCPEPGALVMGLPGMKNGVGRTAFALLVLGLFALGVGTAMLSGHWQSSLSHQDYQRLIPLAGRLR, encoded by the coding sequence ATGCAAAAAGCCCGTCTTTTCCGTCACCTGGTGCAGGGCGGTTTTTTCGCCACCTGCGTTTTTCTCGGCGTCCAGTTCTACCTGTTCGTCCGTTATTTCGAAATGGGAGCCCAAGGCGACGCCTACCTGCGACCGCCGGGGGTCGAGGGGTTCCTTCCGGTCGGTGCCCTGGCGGGGCTCAAGTACTGGGTGCTGTCCGGCCGCCTCGACCCGGTCCACCCGGCGGCGGTGGTGCTGCTGGTGACCTTCCTGGGGATTTCGCTGCTCGCCCGGCGCTCCTTCTGCTCGTGGATCTGCCCGGTGGGGACGCTGTCCGAACTGGTCTGGCGGCTTGGCAAATGGGGCTTCGGGCGCACCTGGCGCCTCTGGCGTTGGCTGGATGTGGCGCTGCGCTTCGCCAAGTACGCCCTGCTTTTGTTTTTCGTCAAGTTGATCCTCATCGACATGCCGCTGTTCGCCCTGCAGGGCTTTCTGGCCAGCCCCTATTGGGCGATCAGCGACGTGAAAATGCTTCATTTCTTCCTCGACATGTCCCCCACCGCCCTGGCGGTGATCGGGGGGCTGGCGGCCCTTTCGGCGCTCTATCCCAATTTCTGGTGCCGCTATCTCTGCCCCTACGGCGCCCTGGTCGGGTTGGCGGCGTTGCCCGGCCCCCTGAAGATCCGCCGCCAGGCCGAGCGCTGCAGCGGCTGCGGCAGCTGCGGCCGCAACTGCCCTTCGCGCCTGCCTGTGCATGTCGGCAAGGCGATGCACTCCCCCGAGTGCACCGGCTGCCTGACCTGCGTCGATTCCTGTCCAGAACCGGGGGCGCTGGTCATGGGGCTGCCCGGAATGAAGAATGGGGTGGGCAGGACCGCCTTCGCCCTGCTGGTGCTCGGCCTGTTCGCTCTCGGGGTAGGCACGGCCATGCTCAGCGGCCACTGGCAGAGCAGCCTGAGCCACCAGGACTACCAGCGGCTCATCCCCCTGGCGGGCCGCCTGCGATAA
- the cowN gene encoding N(2)-fixation sustaining protein CowN yields the protein MQPAEKKTDRYKTFIGIDCEGNSKRLMAMLRRHIDDPGKSNPFWEKFKEKLDQIAQGTPVNGRQLDELFLIHSYINNIHDFFEEQDDQEALLLLRQVEEECC from the coding sequence ATGCAACCTGCTGAAAAGAAAACCGATCGCTACAAAACCTTTATCGGCATCGACTGCGAGGGCAATTCGAAGCGGCTGATGGCCATGCTGCGCCGGCATATCGACGATCCCGGCAAAAGCAACCCCTTCTGGGAGAAGTTCAAGGAAAAGCTCGACCAGATCGCCCAGGGGACCCCGGTCAACGGGCGCCAGCTGGACGAGCTGTTTCTCATTCATTCGTACATCAACAACATTCATGACTTCTTCGAGGAGCAGGACGATCAGGAAGCTTTGCTGCTGCTGCGTCAGGTCGAGGAGGAGTGCTGCTGA
- a CDS encoding cation:proton antiporter domain-containing protein, translating into MGIAADIAIIVVAALFGGLVAQKLKQPLMLGYILAGVLIGPYTGGVTVSDAHEIEKLAEIGVALLLFALGLEFSLRELRPVRFIALVGTPLQILLTFGYGYLVGRWLGWQTVPSLWLGGLISLSSTMVILKTLMNQGRLGTLSSRVMIGILIVQDLAVVPLMILLPQLSDPAAGLPVLGVAAVKSAVFLTVMILLGTKWLPRLLAMIAGWNSRELFLLSITAIGLGIGYATYLVGLSFAFGAFVAGMVLSESDYGHQALSDIIPLRDLFGLLFFTSVGMLLDPRFLLANWSQVLMLVLLVGLGKGAIMALLARAFGYGNVVPLAVGLGMFQIGEFSFVLAQVGFASGALDARAHSFILSATIISMLLTPLVSGLTAPLYALRQRLFNREMLQTINLPRAGLHGHVVIAGGGRVGQHIARVLEQLEISFVIIELDYRRIEECKAAGFPAIYGDASQAVVLEAAHIAHAKQLLITLPAITVAQSIVRQVRLLNSELNIVVRAEGEEQMASLYGQGVYMVILPELEAGLEIARQALLHLKIPVQVIQRFSDSIRRELYHPISESTDDQQEIRQLKNARDLLELTWERLETASPLAGCSIRELEIRKRTGASIVGVLRNGGFVPNPDADFRFAIHDLVAVIGNSAQREAFQGLSDNLVCFHDPVG; encoded by the coding sequence ATGGGAATTGCTGCGGATATCGCCATCATCGTCGTTGCGGCCTTGTTCGGCGGGCTGGTCGCCCAGAAGCTCAAACAGCCGCTGATGCTCGGTTATATCCTCGCCGGGGTGCTGATCGGCCCCTATACCGGCGGAGTGACGGTTTCGGACGCCCACGAGATCGAGAAACTGGCGGAAATCGGCGTGGCGCTGCTGCTGTTCGCCCTGGGGCTGGAGTTCTCCCTGCGTGAACTGCGGCCGGTGCGGTTTATCGCCCTGGTCGGCACGCCGCTGCAGATTCTGCTGACTTTCGGCTACGGTTACCTGGTGGGGCGCTGGCTTGGCTGGCAAACCGTGCCTTCGCTGTGGCTCGGCGGGCTGATCTCGCTCTCCAGCACCATGGTCATCCTCAAGACCCTGATGAACCAGGGCCGGCTGGGGACGCTCTCGAGCCGGGTGATGATCGGCATTCTCATCGTCCAGGATCTGGCGGTCGTGCCGCTGATGATCCTGCTGCCGCAGCTCAGCGACCCGGCCGCCGGCCTGCCGGTGCTGGGGGTGGCGGCGGTCAAGTCGGCGGTGTTTCTGACGGTGATGATCCTGCTCGGCACCAAGTGGCTGCCGCGGTTGCTGGCGATGATCGCCGGCTGGAATTCCCGCGAGCTGTTTCTGCTCTCCATCACCGCCATCGGCCTGGGGATCGGCTACGCCACCTACCTGGTCGGGCTCTCCTTCGCCTTCGGCGCCTTCGTCGCCGGCATGGTGCTCAGCGAGTCGGACTACGGTCACCAGGCGCTGAGCGATATCATTCCCCTGCGCGACCTGTTCGGCCTGCTGTTCTTCACCTCGGTGGGGATGCTGCTCGACCCCAGGTTTCTGCTGGCCAACTGGAGCCAGGTGTTGATGCTGGTGCTGCTGGTCGGTCTCGGCAAGGGGGCGATCATGGCGCTGCTGGCCCGGGCCTTCGGTTACGGAAACGTGGTTCCCCTGGCGGTGGGCCTGGGGATGTTCCAGATCGGCGAGTTCTCTTTCGTGCTGGCGCAGGTCGGTTTCGCCAGCGGCGCTTTGGATGCCAGGGCCCACTCCTTCATCCTCTCGGCGACCATCATCAGCATGCTGCTGACCCCCCTGGTCTCGGGATTGACCGCGCCGCTCTACGCCCTGCGCCAGCGCCTGTTCAACCGGGAGATGCTGCAGACCATCAACCTGCCCCGCGCCGGGCTCCACGGCCACGTGGTGATCGCCGGCGGCGGCCGGGTGGGGCAGCACATCGCCCGGGTGCTCGAGCAACTCGAGATTTCCTTCGTCATTATCGAACTGGACTACCGGCGCATCGAGGAGTGCAAGGCCGCCGGGTTTCCCGCCATCTACGGTGATGCCAGCCAGGCCGTGGTGCTGGAAGCAGCGCACATCGCCCATGCCAAGCAGCTGCTGATCACCCTGCCGGCGATCACCGTGGCCCAGTCCATCGTGCGCCAGGTGCGCCTGCTCAATTCGGAGCTCAACATCGTCGTGCGCGCCGAGGGCGAGGAGCAGATGGCCAGCCTCTATGGCCAGGGGGTTTACATGGTGATCCTGCCGGAGCTGGAGGCCGGCCTGGAGATCGCCCGCCAGGCGCTGCTGCACCTGAAGATCCCGGTGCAGGTGATTCAGCGCTTTAGCGACTCGATCCGCCGCGAACTCTACCACCCCATCTCCGAGTCGACGGACGATCAGCAGGAGATCCGCCAGCTGAAAAACGCCCGGGACCTGCTGGAATTGACCTGGGAGAGGCTGGAGACAGCCAGCCCCCTGGCGGGGTGCAGCATCCGGGAGCTGGAAATCCGCAAGCGCACCGGGGCCTCCATCGTCGGCGTGTTGCGCAACGGCGGCTTCGTCCCCAACCCCGACGCCGATTTCCGCTTCGCGATTCACGACCTGGTGGCGGTCATCGGCAATTCGGCGCAGCGCGAGGCCTTTCAGGGGTTGTCGGACAACTTGGTGTGCTTCCACGATCCGGTCGGCTGA
- the aroC gene encoding chorismate synthase: protein MSSTLGTLFKITTFGESHCKGVGVVVDGCPAGMNLTEADIQTQLDRRRPGQSELTTPRDEQDLVSILSGTEFGKTLGTPIGMLVANKDQRPGDYGEMSQVPRPSHADFTYQMKYGIRASSGGGRSSARETIGRVAAGAIAEKFLRERFGVEIVAWVSSIGTIDGPECDLEAITREEVDRSAVRCPHRLAARQMEEAILAARDAKDSLGGIITCVCRNLPVGLGEPVFDKLEARLAQAMLSLPATKGFEIGSGFAGTRLRGSKHNDPFIIKGDRLGTLSNHSGGVQGGISNGEPVYFRVAFKPTATIGQVQQTADFSGRQVKLAAKGRHDPCVVPRAVPIVETMAALVLADLALIQKMRS, encoded by the coding sequence ATGTCGAGCACCTTGGGAACCCTTTTCAAAATAACCACTTTCGGTGAATCCCACTGCAAGGGAGTCGGCGTCGTCGTCGACGGCTGCCCTGCTGGGATGAACCTGACCGAAGCGGATATCCAGACCCAACTCGATCGCCGCCGCCCGGGGCAGAGCGAGCTGACCACCCCCCGTGACGAGCAGGACCTGGTCAGCATCCTCTCGGGGACCGAGTTCGGCAAGACCCTCGGCACCCCCATCGGCATGCTGGTGGCCAACAAGGACCAACGCCCCGGTGATTACGGCGAGATGAGCCAGGTCCCCCGCCCCTCCCACGCCGATTTCACCTACCAGATGAAATACGGCATCCGCGCCTCGAGCGGCGGCGGGCGCTCCAGCGCCCGCGAGACCATCGGCCGGGTGGCGGCCGGAGCGATCGCCGAGAAGTTCCTGCGCGAGCGATTCGGCGTGGAGATCGTCGCCTGGGTCAGCTCCATCGGCACCATCGACGGCCCCGAATGCGATCTGGAGGCGATCACCCGCGAGGAAGTGGACCGCTCGGCGGTGCGCTGCCCCCACCGCCTGGCCGCCCGGCAGATGGAAGAGGCGATCCTCGCGGCCCGCGACGCCAAGGATTCGCTCGGCGGCATCATCACCTGCGTCTGCCGCAACCTGCCGGTGGGCCTGGGCGAGCCGGTCTTTGACAAGCTCGAGGCGCGCCTGGCCCAGGCGATGCTCTCGCTGCCGGCCACCAAGGGGTTCGAGATCGGCTCGGGCTTCGCCGGCACCCGGCTGCGCGGCTCGAAGCACAACGACCCCTTCATCATCAAGGGGGATCGACTCGGCACGCTGAGCAACCACAGCGGCGGCGTGCAGGGGGGCATCTCCAACGGCGAGCCGGTCTATTTCCGGGTGGCCTTCAAGCCCACCGCCACTATCGGCCAGGTCCAGCAAACCGCCGACTTCTCCGGTCGGCAGGTAAAACTCGCCGCCAAGGGACGGCATGACCCCTGCGTGGTTCCACGCGCCGTGCCCATCGTCGAAACCATGGCGGCGCTGGTGCTGGCCGATTTGGCATTGATCCAGAAAATGCGCTCCTGA
- a CDS encoding Spy/CpxP family protein refolding chaperone → MNKRFFVAILFIMVAVSGALYSKAMAQQPDLDGPPEVAVEGPGDCGFGKGPMGRMARVLDLSETQQNQIKEIQAAERETIRPLREQLQQTRAKVKSLVQSESFDEAAVRSLIAAQESNRTEMMVARARAHNQIYALLTPEQRALAKKLEPLHQGGRGHHRGF, encoded by the coding sequence ATGAACAAGAGATTTTTCGTCGCCATCCTCTTCATCATGGTTGCCGTCAGCGGTGCCCTGTATTCCAAGGCCATGGCGCAGCAGCCCGATCTCGACGGACCCCCGGAGGTCGCCGTCGAGGGACCTGGCGATTGTGGATTCGGCAAAGGCCCCATGGGGCGGATGGCCAGGGTGCTCGACTTGAGCGAAACCCAGCAGAACCAGATCAAGGAAATTCAAGCTGCGGAGCGCGAAACCATCCGTCCGCTGCGTGAACAGCTTCAACAGACCCGGGCAAAGGTCAAGAGCCTGGTCCAGTCCGAGAGCTTCGACGAGGCGGCGGTGCGCTCGCTGATCGCGGCCCAGGAGAGCAACCGGACCGAGATGATGGTCGCCCGGGCCCGGGCCCACAACCAGATCTACGCCCTGCTGACCCCGGAACAGCGGGCTCTGGCGAAAAAACTCGAACCGCTGCACCAGGGCGGCCGTGGGCATCACCGGGGTTTTTGA